CAGAGGAGAGCTCTGGGTTATGTGCGTCATGTGTCACGTTTGGGCACATAACGAATGTGCTGGAGCAGACAAAGACATTTATGTCtgtgatttttgtaaataaaatgtcaatCGTGAAAggttcattacattaataatattctaCCATTAACAATATCGGTATGCAAAGTCTTAGTTTGAAGCAATGTTCAAAGTTTTCGTgttatgtgaaataataaataaaaatattatgaattttcattgttattttcatttcctTGCATTTTGTAGCAGGTAGTCGAAATTTAGACCACAGTTCCAATACTAAGAGTTCTATCGCATgtaacaaaaaaacatatttttaataagtgttatatttttatattatgtaagtgATCGGATTTCATTTATAACCATATCAGCTATAACTTGTCAGtcataaactacttttaaattgGTATTGAATATGTAATAAGTGAAAAAGAAAGTGGTAGTCGAAATTTGGACCTTCTCCTCTATTactacaaaattacattataaaactcatttttactaggtatatttaatttatttagtgttacTATTATTATGTCAACCTGTTGTATAGGATTTCTTGAAGAGCATTATGTAAAATAAGTGTAAACATTTAGTATTTCTTCTATgcctatattttgtaaaatatgtgtggTGGACACAAGAAACCTTCCAAAACCGAAGGAACCAGATTATGATCCTTTAATTAAAATGCTATACAAAAtctatttctagttttttttacctGAAATTTGCAGGAAATGTTAAcataatattcttcaataaaacgCATAAActataacagaaaatatataaaaaaaatatttgatctaattgtagaataaaaaattacaaacatttcaaagttaaaaacgaataaagtaagatttaaaaaaaaacagttttgttttattattgattcacAGTATTACGGAGAATTTTATtgtctacaaaacaaaacaaaaattacgcAGATATCTAAATTTTTGACTGATTTATTGAAGTTTTATCAAACCCTTACAATTTGTCAATATCGGACGCGGCAGTTTTGGAGAGTAACATGCGATACAGCGCCGGCGGTTTACGGCACACATCTGCAAACTACGCGCTGCGTTTTTCGATACGAATTGGCCAAATTACTGTGGCAGCGAAagtgttaaacaaaataattagcCTACGTTGTCTGGTAATATTTTACCCAGAAAAACTGTCATATAAAATGCTCAGATCTCAAGGAGGggtttttctgaaaaaaatacacattatttattttgaagtataataaaataaaatttcaaaatgtaaaaaagatctaacagtaaaaataataaaagttgagtTAGTTTGATCACAAAATCTTTATTGCCATGCAAAAAAGGTTTAATCCATTTCCGGTTCAATCAAAAAAAAGTTTAATCCATTTCCAGTTCAATCAAAAAAGTTTAATCCTAGAAAGTCAAACAAAACCAACTTATTCCAACAAtattaaaggtaaatttaaattattactcttGTTTTAGCACTTATGCATTGGAAATCTTAATTATTAAGTCAAAGgaaacttaataaaattgttttattgagtttttacttCACAGATGACAGAAACAGTTATTTGCTTATACTGAAAATTGTTAGGCCCGTGATTAACCGCCACCTCCTCATATAGGCCTAGAATCAGAAGACTCATCTGACGAAGGAGATGACAACCACAGCCTACATGTAAGACGTAAACGTAGACTTGATATCGGTCCTCGTTATGAGAATCAGGCGTTAATGGTaggtaataaaatttatcgtttggTGAGGACGGTAGCATAACTGTGGGTGATAGGACTTACAAACCCACACAAGGACTTAACGAACTGCTCTTTCATCGTATTCCTTACGACACATACTACAACGATGACGACCTTACGGCGTATAAGGATATACTGTCCTATTCACACGCTCATAAAAGGggtaaagaaagaaagaaacacttctttattgaggtgAAGTtcggaccatatggtcctttcttacatttaacctcttaaaaaattaatcataataatgcACATTATGGCTACTATTGGTGGACATCCTCCAGTCAGTTTACTGAAAGGTTTAGTAGAATGTTCAGCCGAAATCGATTTCAAGACATACTGGCTTATTTACATATGGTGGACACAAGAAACCTTCCAAAACCGAAGGAACCAGATTATGATCCTTGTGCTCGTGTACAACCTCTCATAGACCACATGAATCAAATTTCTAAGCGTCATTACACTCCCAACAAATTTCTATCTATTGATGAGAGTATAATACTTATCAAATGTCACAATTTCCTGATGCAGTATATGCCCAAAAACACCACAGATTTGTTGTCAAGTTGTGGTTGCTGTGTGATGcagtaacacactattgtgtcCATTATTTTGTCTACAAGGGAGCCAAAAATACAGAAAGACAAGTCAAAGAAACGGGACTTGGTTACAATGTTGTCACTAAACTTCTCGATGTTGGAGGGTGTTTGTGGAAAGATTTCCATTTATTTGTGGACAATTTGTTTACCTCCATTAGACTAGCTAAATCTTTGTATGAAAAGTTTACACATATTACAGGTACAATCCGAATGAATGGGAAAGGGATTCCTCTAGAAATGAAAGGAAATTATACAATTGGCcagagaaaatataaaagaaaaaatataatgttgctAGGATACAGACAGAGAAAACTCAGAAAACACCTGTCCTCTTGCTGTCAACTTATGCAAAGGCTggataacaacaacaataaaaaaggaGAAACAAAATCTATACAACTAGTAAACCCAGAGTAATCAGTGATTACAACAAGTACATGGGTGGAGTTGACAGCCATGACCAGATGTCGCATCAATACGTGGGTGACCGTAAGTCagcaaaattttggaaaaaaattactcTCAATGTGTTATCTAGAATGATTATAAACTCCTATGTTTTGTACAAGGAAAACACCGTCAATCCTATGTCTAGACTTCAATTTACAGTCACCTTAGTACATAGTTTGTCAGAAGAATGGTTTGATGTCAAAGAACAAAGACCCGCGATTGCTGCAGACTTCAATAACATTGTTCAAGAAAAGCAAGGTGGAGGGGACGCTGATCAATCATccatgtattttgaaaaaaaactccTGATAAAAAGCAAAACAATTGCTGTGTGTAGCCACTGAAACAATGATTTCAGCAACTGAGGAGTCTGTAAGCCTAAATCTTTGCACAGAAAATGAAGATGAAGTAGGCCTACCTAGTCGTGATCTTAGCGTAGGGATTGACGGAACGTGGCAACAAAGGGGGCATACGTCACTCAATGGAGTTATTTCTGTTTCAAGTATAGATACCAGTAAGATATTAGATGTAGAAGTACTTACAAAATACTGTCATTCATGTGCTACAAAAAGTAAATCTCCCcataaatgtaagaattttaCTGGAGCGAGTGGAAGCATGGAAGCAGCAGGTGCCCTCAAAGTTTTCGCCCGATCTGAGGCCTCGAGGAATGTccgatataaatattacttgggGGACGGTGATTCGAAGGGGTTTAATAAAGTCTTAGAATCAAAGCCTTATGGTGATgattttataattggaaaattgGAATGCGTTGGCCATGTccaaaagagaatggggtcttGGCTGAGAAAATTGCGACGTGATTATCGGGGAAAAAAACTTGAAGATGGCAAAGTTTTGGGTGGAAGGAAAGGTAGGTTGAATAATTCTGCAATtgaatctttacaaaattactatggacaagcaataagaaggaataaaaacaatttagatagcATGAAAAGAGATGTGTGGGCGACATTCTTCCATAAAGCTTCTACGAATGCAAAACCGCAACACAACCTCTGTGATAAATCGTGGTGTAAGTATTTGCAAGCACTTGATGTACCTAACCTAACATATGACCACAACAATTCCTTGGACCCAGCAGTGATTGTTGTAATCAAGCCAACTTATCAGCATCTAGCTAACCCTCAACTTCTGAAGAAATGTCTTCATGGGAAGACTCAAAATGCCAACGAGAGTTTCAATTCAGTTTTATGGACGAGAATTCCGAAGGCAAATTTTGTAGGGTTGAAAACTCTAGAGTGTGGCACATATGATGCTGTGATGACTTACAATGAAGAAAATAAGGCTAGGGTTAAGGTGTTAAGAGAAAATGGGTATAAATCCTGGGAAAACTGCACTGACATCCTTAGTAAGCTAGATTTCCAGCGTGTTTTAAAAGCAGAGAAGGCAAACGAGCCCGTCAAGAAAATGGCAAGAAAACATGCTAGGAtgttaaagaagaaaaagcaagATGAAGAAGTAAACCAGAATGACACAGACTACAACCCTGGGATGTTTGGTAAATTAAACTCATTTTTCATAATCAGcttgtttttttgttgaatttttacagTTTCCGTGAGTTTCCCGAAAAAcgcaatttttgttataaatgaccTATTATCTCAGAAACTAGTAGAGCTACagtaatgaaattttttacagCATGTAGTTTATGATGTAATACAGAACCCCTAccacttttattgaaatataataataaactttgaaaatataaaatgattttttttaagtttgaattttttgtaggaaaaaaaaattttttttacagtaagtttTTGAGTGATTTAGATAAAATTGGTAGGGTGTATGTATAACTAGGCCTACAATACTAGGTTAAAATCTTAGCTGTCTACATTATATACTTCCTGAGATAATGGGGCATTTgtattaccaatttaacatagGCGAGATAGGGACGTCCATCTCCCcttaacctcttaaaaaattaatcttaataatgcacATTAAGGCTACTATTGGTGGACATCCTCCAGTCAGTTTACTGAAAGGTTTAGTAGAATGTTCAGCCGAAATCGATTTCAAGACATACTGGCTTATTTACATATGGTGGACACAAGAAACCTTCCAAAACCGAAGGAACCAGATTATGATCCTTGTGCTCGTGTACAACCTCTCATAGACCACATGAATCAAATTTCTAAGCGTCATTACACTCCCAACAAATTTCTATCTATTGATGAGAGTATAATACTTATCAAATGTCACAATCTCCTGATGCAGTATATGCCCAAAAACACCACAGATTTGTTGTCAAGTTGTGGTTGCTGTGTGATgtagaaaaagtaaaatcaagCTACTGTACATTATCTCTTTGGGACTGAAAACCCAGCCACTATTTTTAAAGAGTGATTGTATTTTGGCTGGGTTTTCAGCTTTTCTGAGTCAATATCACTTGATTTCACTCCTCTTAATTTAGTGTGATACGATTTTAGCGGCTAAAAACCGAACTTTCCGGCATTTTCATATGACGCTCGGTAATCCGGAATTTTCAATAATCCGGAACACTTCGATCCCCGAAAGTGCCGAATTAGCGGGCTTTTTACTgtatttggttagtagggcaacgacagggccgaacctCCAGCACGCGTACTGtaatatctttttgttttatGGTGACGTGTGCTATTGCGTAGTCGCAACATCTGACCTTTGTTGGGTGGAGTCCGTTAGCACCGAATCCGCCAGGGTCGAATAGTGAAATCGTCCGCTAAGACCGAAAACGTTCACGGACTGGAGAGAAAATTATTCGGAGCTATCGGACTAAGACATTAAATATTCGAGGCTCACGGACGATTCTAATTTTCGGCACTAACGGAATTTAGGAGGattcggagttggcggactgtCTCGTTATTCAGTTCTGGCGGACTCATGTGTCTTTTAGGGCCGAAAGTTAAAGATTCCTTTAGTCAAATAAATTCGGAGCTCGCGGACTGATGTAGAAACTCTTCGATTTTGATGGAAGATTAGTAGAATTTATCGCCGCTATAGGAAACTTTAAAGTAGAATCTTCAACTGTCCACGAACTCCGAATTCATACCAGTCCGCCAGAGCCGAATCAGCTCGTCCGCCAACGTCGAAAACAGCCCATTCCGTCAACGCCGAATCGTGAGGAGGGGGCAGTCATGGAGGGATACAAGGTTGCGATAGCTGCTAGGCTCCTCCTACTGCCGACAGTAGATCACAATCGCCTGGCTCCACACTCCTCCCCCCGCTAACGGTATTACTACACTTTACGTTAGGTGAAATAAGAAAGCTACTTAAGATAGGTACAAAAACTTAGAGGTCAAATTGTCTgctactaaagaaaaatgtagtaaaattaacagtaaataggatATATTATTTTCGTACactgtgttttattatttcttggattttatagaattacttttaaattaaaagtttgatttgtgCTTAACTGAGGTAATTGATATTTACCCAAATgtgagtaattattttttaattactcgtaTAATTTCAATATGACGATGAAACATCTTTAACCTCATACACCACTACACATAAGTATTCTAGGTGTATTATTTTGacgaaaacattactttatagtAAGTGTTTAATCTTCAATTTGTGAAAGAACTTACCTTGCCATCTAgtaacacataaaaaaactacACCCTCTTCGTTAGAACTaacataaaacaagtttaatggttttctaaaattaataccaCATTTGAATCGGATACTCGGAGAAAAAGGTAAAATTGGGAACACTGGAAGTAAGAAGAGGAAGAAGGAAGCTAAGgattgaaaaagaacaaaaagacAAGGAAAGAGAAGGAGTTAGATATGCTGCTGgtgaattttaaacaattttagtgcaaatattagtgttaaaaaaaatttgacagCGATTTTCCGAAACCTGTGATTTACATTACCGTTTCCTTCATAACTCAAAAGCTATTTGTGCTACAGCTACAAAATTGTTGCGAGTTACTAGGACAAATATAGCTGCAATGTGAACTACAATCATAAGGgtgagtaaaaaaatgtttatataataaacagcattttaaaataaattgatactttttcaaattttaattttaaaaatttatttattataagaaatttattaaaaatagttcatattGTACAATAAGCATCTAGGAACAAGAATATAATTGCATATTTCACTTTATAGAAGAATTCCAGAAAATATTAGGGAAAcggaaatatgtttttttataaactataactttatttataaatttatgaaaacttaaaaaaagtttattcttccaaaatatttctaaaaataactaaGACCTGTGTTAAGCATACCTGCAAAGTTTCATTATATTTGGACTTCATTTGAATtcacactaaaatattttatagcgcATTGCAAAATGATTGCGACTAGCCGGCTCCCTTATAGGTTAGTAGACTGATCAATGTTGTGttcatgaaataaataagtaattgaaatatttcGAATTTTTAGTTAacgagtaaataaacatttattaaaaaaaaagatattttgaacTGTGTTGGTATGCCCGCACGGTGTAATTATATTGTTCTGTGGAATGAGCTTGGTAATTGTGGATCTTCCCTTGACCTTGGGTATATACATATAATCTCGGAAGACGTATAATTGGCAAGGTCTTGAACTACTTGGAGCCTACAATGCTGTTCCATGTAGCATGAGAGCACACTCGTGCGTAGTTTGCAGCCCAGCTTCTGAAGGCTGATGTCTTGCTCGGCAGGTGGGTCACTAACTGCCTTTGATTAGCCCTACAACTGATATGAGTCATAAATTACGACTCATTTACTGTCCCTTTACTGATGAAgtcgtattttttatattgacgtTGCTTCGCAACcactaaatttatttctttgaaatacgCAGGAGTTGATTCCTTCAGTAGTGTTGTTTGTTAGTTGCCAGGGGAAACCACGCTTGTTGTTTTCCTGGCAATTTAGCCATCTTGTTTCTTCTTTGTGCTATAGAGTGACcgttatttttcaaatatgtatgaaTCTTTTAAGTGTTTATGTGAGCTGTGACTGTGCTATATGAGTACATGTGACTGTTTAGACTATATTACCGTATTTgtgactttttatattattaagatattagactttattaatttaattaagaacttTGGCCATTGTTAACGACAAAATTATGGCGGGAATCGCCCCGCCACCCTCCCACCCATCACCATCACCGCTCCGGCCGCCTAAACGCATGAGGCCAACAATTTCCAATTCCCCCGCGGCTTCTAGGCCCGAGAGCAGCATGTCTAAAGCCCCCCACAGACTGACGAGCATGTTCGCGAGCATGCTCGTGACGGTGTTGGCGGCGAACATGCTCGCCCGTGTGTGGGGTCGACGAGCATTCCAACCGGCGAGCATGTTGGGCTCGGCGCTCGGCTCGTCGGAACAGGCGAGCCGAGCGCCGAGCCCAACATGCTCGGCCGTCTGTGGTGATGACCAACATGTTCGCGAGCATGCTCGCCGGTCACCCTCAGCTGGAAGTCTCGGTGTCATGTTGTCAGTGGGAATTGTTGGTGGGAATTGTTGTTTATTTCGGTTGGCAACACTGATGTTTGTCAGTCGGAGCGTCGGAGGGCGGGAGAAAGAGGTCAGTGTGCTGTAGGCTATTGTTCTTGTTGAGGAAGTGGTGGCGAAGTGTAGCTTGTGCGGTTATAGTGCAGTATTggtgattttttatttgtctaGTTGACAATATGTCGTTCAGCGATAACAAACCATTTTGGACTGAATTTATAGAACTGTATAGGGAACAGCGGTGTTTGTGGGACGTGAAAAGtccaaattattgtaacaaacatttaCGAAAGTAAAGTTTTGACGTGTTAATAGATAAATGTAAGGAAGTATTTGTGAAAGCTGATGAGAAGTTCGTCAAAGCGAAAATTGACTCTTTGCGTGCGTCGTTTCgacgaaaactaaaaaaattaaatgcctcGAAAAGCACAGGGAAGGGACTTGACGAAGTGTATGAACCATCATTGTGGTATTTCGAGTTACTTATGTTTACAACAGATGTGGAAACGGCGAGGAAAGGTTTATCTTCGCTGCAAAAGATAGTTGCCCCGCCCGAAGATTCAGAAGATAACACTGAGATGACGGACGAAAACGTAAGttgtagtttagtttagtttaagttGTAGTGTAGGGCAATTAAATTCATAAAGTAACATTTgaactactttattattttattgacaatgtcagatttgactcaaataattttacaaacaaaaactgaaacataTACTTACCAAGAAAGTACAACCAACTGTAGTAAAATGtgcatatatttatagttaaacacATATTAAAAGCAAAGCACATCGtcattattttccatttcaattaTTTACAGTGGACCATTAAAGAGGTAATGCATTGGGTTACCCTTGGCTACAACATATACATTACGCCCAtctgttgtttattttagaatgtataacATTAGCGGCGATTTATCATGCGCTCTTGAAACTCTACTTGTCCCTCGTTGTTGTAGAAGTCCCTGTAGTATTTTCGGATTGGTTCAGCCAGTGATGTTTCTTTCCCGGACCGATTGCGTTGCTTCATGCCTAAAAGTTGGCGAACATTCTTCCTCCATTCGCCTTCAGTGAGAACTGCAGTTTCCGTGTTTTCCCAGTCTACCGAACTAGGCGTCAAATAAGTTGAGCTTTTCCTTCGTAAATAATTGTGGAGTGCGCAGCAAGCTAAAATAATAACTTCAGTGGTTTCCAAGCTCGTCCTGATTGTTGTTTGCAATACTTGGAACCTATTTGCTAAAATGCCGAAGGCATTTTCAACAACTCTTCTTCCACGGCAAATACGATAGTTAAAAATCCTTTCATCGTGGGTGATTCCCTTATTAGGGTATGGCTTCATTAGGTTTTCTTTTAAGGGGAAAGCTTCATCtcccaaaaaaataaaaggtaaacATACATCTCTGTTGTTTGGAAAGGTCGTTGGTGATGGCAAATTCAACTGGCCGTTTTTCCAACTGTTGCCCAAAATCGGTTTCAAAGAGAACTCCCCCTTCAGACACCCGTCCATTCACTCCACAATTTACGTACATGAATTCATAGTTTGCGTTTACCACAGCCAATAATACAACGCTGAAGAAACCTTTGTAATTGAAGAAATACGAACCACTTCCAGGAGGTTGAAGGATGGCAATATGCTTTCCATCAAGAGCCCCCACGCAGTTTTCTACTTgccagtattttttaaaatctgtagcAATATTCATCCAGTCGCTTTCATTCTCAGGcaactgaaaaagaaaaaaatatatactactatgtttTGAAGATGTGTCGTTATAAGTGTACTATTTCCATTGTTCTTTCACAGGAGGCCGAGAACTCGCCCAGTATCCTGGCCAGTCCAGACGGAGGTTCATCCACCCCTGCTACGCCTACTAGTTCGCTCTCACAAACACCTGCTCAGAACATCAGATCACAAACATCAGACTCCGCGAGCAATGTACAACGGCGCCAGCGTAAAAGAAAAAATGTCTCGGAGTATGATCGAAAGAAAGAATCATTTTTGGACGTAGCAACCAACGCTTTGAATCAACATGTTAATGAAAATCAAGCATTTGGGAACAGTATCGCCTTCCAGCTGGAAGACATGGATAGACGCCAAAAGATATTTGCACAAAAACTTATTTCAGATGCACTTTTTCATGGTAAATTAggacatttaaatgaaaactcaGTCATTCACTTAAACAACATACAGAACCCTGACAATTACGGACCAAATTGTTCACGTGGATTCGCTAATGTACAACCTACCACTTATCAATTCCAGGAATACAATTACGGGCAACAGAACTACCCTTTTTCCCCAGCGATACTTACCACCACAACCACAACAACAACAGGCCgcaaacaatgcaatgtttgtcAATGAATCTACTGCCGCCAAGGGGTCTACTACCACTGAAGTAGATGAAGAAAATTTAGGACAGTTCTTAAAATTCAACTAAAGTTCACAACCAATTACTTATTGAacgttaattttaatgttatagttcATATTGAGtaatactatttctttttttaagttgtttcaataaatttgcttattaaactttgttttaagtcATTTTACTTGCACCCGTTTCACACCGTTTTACTCAACTGATCACTTCGATAGTTATTAGGCCTTGTATTATTAGCTGCATTTCAATTCGTATACggtataagatttaaaaaacaaatgttaaacttaCGTGCAGGTATTCCTCACGTAGAGCATTATAAATTGCAGTGCAGGTTTCTGGTATGATTTTTCCCAGCGACTGAGGCGAAATGGCGCAGCTAAACTTTAGGTTTTCATAGGTTCTGCCACTTGCTAAAAACTGAAGTGTCGCTGCAAGGCGCTCTTTACAGCTGATCGGCTCCCTCAAAATACTATTCTGTTTCACAATATCTGGAGAAATACGTCTAAGAATGTCTTCGAAACAATCTTCAGTCATCCTCaggtaatttttataatcatttggTTCATTTGATGCTAATTCTTGCAACAGTGACATGTGGCTAAACTGGTTCCTATTTTTAAGCCAATTCTTGCACCATATTTTACGTACCTTGCGT
The DNA window shown above is from Homalodisca vitripennis isolate AUS2020 unplaced genomic scaffold, UT_GWSS_2.1 ScUCBcl_758;HRSCAF=3428, whole genome shotgun sequence and carries:
- the LOC124371000 gene encoding uncharacterized protein LOC124371000, whose translation is MCRYKCTISIVLSQEAENSPSILASPDGGSSTPATPTSSLSQTPAQNIRSQTSDSASNVQRRQRKRKNVSEYDRKKESFLDVATNALNQHVNENQAFGNSIAFQLEDMDRRQKIFAQKLISDALFHGKLGHLNENSVIHLNNIQNPDNYGPNCSRGFANVQPTTYQFQEYNYGQQNYPFSPAILTTTTTTTTGRKQCNVCQ